In Palaemon carinicauda isolate YSFRI2023 unplaced genomic scaffold, ASM3689809v2 scaffold81, whole genome shotgun sequence, a single window of DNA contains:
- the LOC137637522 gene encoding uncharacterized protein, with protein sequence MPFQRRSMQSTPRAARPVVPRGLVPALQEARQAMAAQQHMINALRDRLATHATPAPRVPASAAPEKCEIELKPAAFRSWRRSMECWIELCRLPPHEVVHHIRLYCTPPLQRALDARFTSQEWGNLTATEALDFIRDIVLRSTNRAVLWSEFFNAVQGPGESVSDYFLKCSQKATDCNFQCPQCQCNLAEYMLLPKLMVGLSDEAMRRHVYQCSNDINSVGALRAKCCAYEAARVDAAARQCNWRESACAAGSETPEADHPSATVAGTGRGPPPPSCGNCGGRHAPGRASCPAKSVLCNGCHKQGHYHRCCRKSQAKSAGSPTDVSSATSNAVLVAGANLARHPVVEVTVVHNGTGVRVPVTAVADTGAQVCVAGPSLLSHLQVRPAALTPRAGLRDVANLPLKCLGSAVCHITLQGRTTEQDVYFVQSAKHLFLSLNACKDLTLIPKEFPYPSPAVAHVSLFDGTARRAAQVPPRPAEVPMPPQEEHAARLEAWLLQHFATTTFNTARKPLPVMQGKPHRIHLLPGTMPYACHTPASVPKHWEEEVKAQLEEDAARGVIEPVPAGQPTEWCARMVVVAKKSGQPRRTVDYQRLNASCLRETHHTPAPFDMVSGVPKHTFKTVADAYWGYHQVELDEESRDLTTFITPWGRFRYRRTPMGHCSAGDAYTKRFDDAIQDIQRKYKCVDDTLLYDDNIEGAFWHAYDFLETCAAKGITLKPEKFQFARREVDFVGFNLGWEAYKPTEERLAAIKNFPMPRQPSITDIRAWYGFVNQLAPFLATAPIMNPFRELLKKPTGKAVYWDEALRTKFHHAQDMICQLAKDGLAYYDRSRPTAAITDWSKEGIGFVILQQYCSCSSANTPFCCTGGWRLALCGSRHLTAAEAGYAAVEGEALAVAWCLQKARLFLLGCPNLTVVTDHRPLTKLLGDRALTEISNPRLFRLKERTLQYRFRVKYLPGKRNSAADFLSRYPALKADPSAYDLDLDEDLTDTVAAAVVAAVEHDSCVVDEARVRHAATIDPVYQLLTARVLAGDWADRKSQEIACLRPFYSVDIRFSNFSRPLLQQSNYVFVMAVSSNPNVPGTRGMGEDNVVVGNITGFDVYLR encoded by the exons atgcccttccagcgccgctcaatgcAGTCTACCCCAAGGGCCGCGCGCCCTGTCGTCCCCCGTGGActtgtccctgccctgcaagaagccaggcaagccatggcggcacagcaacatatgatcaacgctctccGTGACCGGCTTGCGACACATGcgacccctgcacctcgtgtccccgcgtctgcagccccagagaagtgcgaaattgagctgaagcccgctgcattcaggtcctggaggaggtcgatggaatgctggatcgaactgtgcagactaccgccccacgaggtcgtccaccacatcaggctatactgcacaccccctctgcaACGGGCGCTAGATGCCAGATTCACGTCACAGGAATGGggcaacctcaccgctacggaagccctGGACTTcattcgcgatattgtgttgcgttctacaaaTCGTGCCGtattatggtcggagttttttaacgcagtacaaggcccaggagaaagtgtcagtgattattttttaaaatgttctcagaaggccaccgattgcaatttccagtgccctcagtgtcagtgcaATCTGGCCGAATATATGTTGttacccaagttaatggtgggcctcAGCGATGAGGCTATGCGCCGCCATGTATACCAGTGCAGCAATGATATCAATAGTGTTGGTGCCCTTAGGGCCAAGTGCTGTGCAtacgaggcggcccgcgtcgacgccgctgctcgccaatgcaactggagggaatctgcttgtgcagctggcagcgAAACGCCTGAGGCAGATCATCcaagtgcaaccgtcgctggcacaggcaggggtcccccaccaccttcctgcgggaactgcggtgggcgccatgcccctggtagagcttcatgccccgctaaatccgtcttatgcaacgggtgccacaagcagggccactatcacagatgctgcaggaagtcacaggcaaaatcggcaggatccccgacggatgtgtctagtgctacgtctaATGCGGtgcttgttgcaggcgccaaccttgcccgccacccagtagtggaggtgacagtcgtgcaCAACGGTACGGGAGTGcgagtgccagtcaccgccgtggcggacactggggcacaggtatgtgtggccgGGCCCTCCTTACTATCGCACCTCCAAGTTCGCCCAGCAGCTCTCACACCCCGGGCCGGTTTGCGTGATGTGGCgaaccttcccctgaagtgccttggatctgccgtgtgccacatcaccctgcaaggtcgcaccacggagcaggacgtgtacttcgtgcagtcggcaaagcacctctttctGTCGTTGAACGCTTGCAAGGATTTAACGCTGATACCCAAGGAATTCCCCtatccctcccccgcggtggcacacgtgagcctgttcgatggcacagccaggcgggccgcccaggtaccaccccgacctgccgaggtgcccatgccaccccaggaggaacatgcggccaggttggaagcctggctcctacaacatttcgctacgacgaccttcaacacagccaggaaaccactaccagtgatgcaggggaaaccgcaccgtatccacctgctcccaggaactatgccttacgcatgccataccccagcatcagtgccgaaacactgggaagaagaagtgaaggcccagctcgaagaagatgccgcccgtggcgttatagaaccggtacccgctgggcagccaaccgaatggtgcgcccgtatggtggtcgtcgccaagaaatcaggacagccacgccgtacagtcgactatcagcgcctcaacgcatcttgcctacgggagacacatcacacccctgccccattcgacatggtgtctggggttcctaagcacacgttcaagaccgtggcggacgcgtactggggataccaccaggtggagttagacgaagaaagccGCGATTTAACCACATTTATTACCCCCTGGGGAaggtttcgttaccgtcgtacacccatggggcactgctccgctGGCGATGCGTATACCAAGCGGtttgacgacgccatccaggatatccagaggaaatacaagtgcgtggacgacaccttactctacgacgacaacatcgaaggggccttctggcatgcctacgacttcctcgaaacatgcgcagccaagggcatcacgcttaagccggagaaattccaattcgccagaagggaagtagacttcgtgggcttcaacctgggctgggaggcctacaagccaacagaggaacgtttggcggccatcaagaacttcccgatgccacgtcagccctctatcaccgacataagggcttggtacggatttgtcaaccagctggcgccattcctcgcaacagcccctatcatgaatccgttcagggagctcctcaaaaaaccaacagggaaggcagtgtactgggacgaggcactccgcaccaaatttcatcacgcccaagatatgatatgccaactagcgaaggatggactggcctactacgacaggagccgccccacagcagcgatcaccgactggagtaaagaaggcatagggttcgtcatccttcaacagtactgctcatgcagctccgccaatacccccttttgctgcacgggtgggtggcgcctggcactatgcggcagccgccatctcaccgccgcTGAAGCTGGCTACGCCGCCGTGGAAGGGGAGGCCCTTgccgtagcctggtgtctccagaaggcgaggctgttcttgctggggtgccccaacctcaccgttgtgacggaccaccgcccgttaaccaagttactgggggatcgtgccctcacggaaatctcgaacccccgccttttcaggctgaaggagagaactctgcagtaccgattcagggtaaagtacctgccagggaagcgtaacagcgcggcggacttcctgtcccgataccccgccttaAAGGCCGATCCCAGCGCCTACGACCTGGACCTCGACGAAGATCTCACCGACACCGTGGCGGCCGCCGTCGTGGCAGCAgtggagcacgacagctgtgtcgtggacgaggcgagagttagACACGCCGCTACCatcgaccccgtgtaccagctgctcacGGCCAgagtcctggccggggactgggccgataggaagtcccaggaaattgcgtgccttcggcccttttacagt GTTGATATTAGATTTTCTAATTTCAGTAGACCGTTACTTCAACAGAGTAACTACGTGTTTG TTATGGCGGTATCTAGCAACCCTAATGTCCCTGGGACCCGGGGGATGGGGGAGGATAATGTGGTGGTAGGAAATATCACTGGTTTCGACGTCTACCTTCGTTAA